One Neisseria sicca genomic region harbors:
- a CDS encoding NAD-dependent epimerase/dehydratase family protein, whose protein sequence is MKKAIVTGATGGLGRNLVQTLLAQGWQVAACGRNTEIGKMLDTEFHAFDLSDRNQTLKAFSNADIVFHCAALSSPWGRYEDFYRANVTATQNVLAAMRQHHIGKLVHVSTPSIYFDYLDQHKVPETFISRHFVNDYAYTKFLAEQEVAAATDLSSVIIRPRGIFGEYDTAVLPRLLKISEKGFLPLIRRSGREAGGALVDVTYVGNVVHALLLAAEADVPRAMPFNITNGEPQTIAALYRQIIDTLHLGCRLKPVSYRLIDSVARLLETQARLTRSFREPLVTRYSIGTISFDQTLDISRARSLLGYEPQISIADGLRQYARSLKG, encoded by the coding sequence ATGAAAAAGGCCATCGTCACCGGCGCAACCGGCGGACTGGGGCGCAACCTTGTGCAGACGCTGCTTGCCCAAGGCTGGCAGGTAGCCGCATGCGGGCGCAATACCGAAATCGGCAAAATGCTGGATACGGAATTTCACGCCTTCGATTTGTCCGACCGCAATCAGACCCTGAAGGCATTTTCCAATGCCGATATCGTGTTCCATTGCGCCGCGCTGTCCTCGCCGTGGGGGCGTTATGAAGATTTTTACCGCGCCAATGTGACCGCCACGCAAAACGTCTTAGCGGCGATGCGGCAGCACCATATCGGCAAGCTGGTACACGTTTCCACACCCAGCATCTATTTCGACTACCTCGACCAGCACAAAGTCCCCGAAACCTTTATCAGCCGCCACTTCGTCAACGACTACGCCTACACCAAATTCCTTGCTGAACAAGAAGTTGCCGCCGCCACCGACCTCTCCAGCGTCATCATCCGTCCGCGCGGCATTTTCGGCGAATACGATACCGCCGTCCTGCCGCGCCTGCTCAAAATCTCCGAAAAAGGCTTTCTGCCGCTGATTCGGCGCAGCGGCCGCGAAGCGGGCGGCGCATTAGTGGACGTGACCTACGTCGGCAACGTCGTCCATGCCCTTCTGTTGGCAGCTGAAGCTGATGTGCCCCGCGCCATGCCGTTCAACATCACCAACGGCGAGCCGCAGACCATCGCCGCACTCTACCGGCAAATCATCGATACCCTGCATCTCGGATGTCGTCTGAAACCTGTCTCCTATCGCCTGATTGACAGCGTTGCCCGCCTACTGGAAACGCAGGCGCGGCTGACCCGTTCCTTTCGCGAACCCCTCGTCACCCGTTACAGCATAGGCACGATTTCCTTCGACCAAACCCTAGACATCAGCCGCGCCCGTTCGCTGCTCGGCTACGAACCCCAAATCAGCATTGCCGACGGACTGCGGCAATACGCCCGTTCCCTGAAAGGCTGA